In Pseudomonas campi, the sequence CTGCCGGTGGAGCTGGGCTTTCTCCTCGGCACGCGCAAGTACGAGTGCAACGTCGAGTGCTTCCCGCTCGGTGCCGAGCTGCATATCCAGGCCACCCGCACCCTGCAGGACGACAACGGCATGGGTGTGTTCGAATGCCGCCTGAGCGGCCCCGGCATCGAGGTGTTCGCCCGCCTCAACGTATTCCGCCCACCGCAGGTGGCCAGTTATCTTCAGGAACAATTTCAGGAACCCCAGTCATGAGCGAAACCATTCTGGTCACCGGCTCCAGCCGCGGCATCGGCCGGGCCATCGCCCTGCGCCTGGCGCGTTCCGGCTACGATCTGGTGCTGCACTGCCGCTCGCGCCGCGAT encodes:
- a CDS encoding hotdog family protein; the encoded protein is MSRWPIAELLPHAGNMILIDEVLRFGDDDVETRLTVHPGGLFNQADGSLPAWVGIELMAQSVAAYAGCQARQAGLPVELGFLLGTRKYECNVECFPLGAELHIQATRTLQDDNGMGVFECRLSGPGIEVFARLNVFRPPQVASYLQEQFQEPQS